A stretch of Henckelia pumila isolate YLH828 chromosome 4, ASM3356847v2, whole genome shotgun sequence DNA encodes these proteins:
- the LOC140861288 gene encoding uncharacterized protein, which translates to MAPFEALCGKKCKSPLYWDDVSETPKLWPDKIRDMTDKVKLIQQRMKIAQHRQARYANIIRRPLCFEQGYRVFLKISSFRGTVIFGKRGNLSPRFIGPYEILEKIGELAYRLTLSPYLSEIHDVFHVSMLRKYQPDSSHILHPDEAELDETLSYFEKPIQILDLCGRDQLSLEGQRIKTSTLYRRSLIEVPVTEIEHGQSSTSVDLFGDANPMEKLLKRFQSFKPPTLQGIENSVDCENWLEDIEQLFESLNYADERRVRLVIHQLHGLAKN; encoded by the exons atggctccttttgaagcactgtGTGGTAAAAAGTGCaaatctcctctgtactgggatgatgtTTCAGAGACACCTAAACTTTGGCCAGATAagattcgagatatgactgataaagtgaagcttattcagcaAAGAATGAAAATAGCTCAACATAGACAAGCCAGATATGCGAATATCATACGTAGACCATTGTGTTTTGAGCAGGGAtacagagtattcttgaagatttcttcgTTCAGGGGTACTGTCatatttggcaagagaggaaatTTGTCTCCGCGatttattggtccgtatgaaattctggagaagataggtgaGCTTGCTTATCGACTCACATTGTCGCCATATTTATCTGAaattcatgatgtatttcatgttTCGATGcttcggaagtatcagcctgattcGTCACATATTCTTCatcctgatgaagctgaacttgatgaaactctaaGTTATTTCGAGAAGCCTATTCAGATACTTGATC TTTGTGGCAGAGATCAG ttgagtttggaaggccaacgaatCAAGACGTCGACTTTGtaccgaagaagtttgattgag gtcccagtgacagaaATTGAACATGGACAGAGTAGTACTTCTGTTGATCTGTTTGGTGATGCCAATCCAATGGAGAAGCTTTtgaagcgatttcagtccttcaaACCACCGACACTTCAAGGGATTGAGAACTCTGTTGACTGTGAGAACTGGCTGGAGGATAtagagcagttatttgagtcaCTTAATTATGCGGATGAACGACGAGTGAGGTTGGTAATCCATCAACTACATGGCCTTGCGAAGAATTGA